The stretch of DNA GTCGGCAATACCCTGCTGGGCGGACTTTTCATAGTAGGGAAGCGCGAGCTTCAGTCCTTCGGGGCCGGGATGATCGGTCGTCAGCAACTGCCCCCAGTTGAACTGCGCTGAAGGATTGCCGCCGTCGGCCGCCCGGCGCATGTAATCGTCCGCCTTCGCCTTGTCGCGCGGCACGAGCTCTCCGGCCATCAGGATCAGCGAATATTTGAACATCGCCGCCACATCGCCGCCTTCGGCGGCCTTGCCGTACCAGAATGCTGCGCTCTTCAGATCGCGACGAACACCGAGCCCGGCATACTGCATTTCCGCAATGAGCGTCTGCGCTGCCGGATCCCCAAGCTGCGCGCGCGGCAGCGCCAGCTGCATCGCCGTCAGGTAATAACCGCGCTGATAGGCGCCGTAAGCCGTATCGATCGGCCCTTTGTAATCCTTCTCCGGCGGCAGGTCGGGCAGCTTGGCGCCCATGCGATCCAGCACGCCGAGACCGGTCGAGGGCTGCGCTCCTTCCGCCGGCCGGTTGGTCTTGAACGGTTCAGCTTCCGAACCCAGCGGACGTGTCACGACGTTGTCGACCGTCTGCGCGGAAGCGCCATACGGCAAAACAGCCGCGAAAACGGCGGCAGACAGGAGGGATCGGCGCAAACAGGCGGAGAGGATCGGCATGGCCGCGATATCAATCCCCAAACCGTGGCGCTTTTTCGTCAAGAAGTGCGTTGACCTGAGCGACGACCGACGGGGCCAGCCCCGGCTCGCCAAACACCGCCAGGCGCAATGCCACGAACTCGGCACCGGACTCGGCGACGACAAGGGCAGAAGCCGGATCGGTCCCGCCCATGACGATGCAGGGAATTTCGATCATCGAGGCCCACCATTCGCCGAGCGCCACGTTCTTCGGATGCGCCTCCGGCTTGATGTCGCCGTCGAGTTTGCCGAAGAAAATATAATCCGGCCGTGCTTCGCCGATCTCCAAAGCCGTGTGGCGGTCGGTCGCTTTACCGCCGCCGATGATCAGCTTGCCGGCATGTTTATCGATCGCCTCGGCGATTTCGGCGGCCAAACCCGTCAAATGCAAACCGTCTGCCTTTGCGCGTCCGGCGACGCGGCTGTCTCCCGCAATTAACGCCGCTGCCCCTGCATTCTGGATGATCGGAACCAGTTTCTCGGCATGTTTCTGAAACGCGCCGGCATCGAGCCCGTATTGCGGCACGATCACCGAGGCAACGTCGCCGCCCTTCAGCGCGTCGGCGACAATATTTGCCTGCTCGTCGGCATCCGCGATGTCCGGGACGATCAGGACAAGGCGGCAGCGGTTTTCCGGTCCGGTCATGAACTCTTTCCATTTTCAGCGGGTTTCGCCAGTAGGCGGCAAATCCACACTCGTTTTGTGTGAGTAATTCCGTTAGACGGGGCTGGCAAGGGGAGGACTTGAAAAGCATGCTGCCGGAACTGTCATTCTTTTATGCCGCGGTGCCGGCCGTGCTGCTCGTCGGCCTCGCCAAGGGCGGCATGGGCGACGCACTGGCCTTGATCGGCGTCCCTATTTTAGCCCTGGTTGTCTCGCCTGTCGAAGCAGCCGCCATCCTGCTGCCGATCCTGATCTTCATGGACATGATCTCGCTCGTTGTCTGGCGCAAGCACGGCGATTGGACGACGCTGAGGATCATGCTGCCGGGTGCCCTCTTTGGCATCGCGGTCGGCTGGGCAACATCCGCACTGGTGCCCGGCAATGTCTTGCGCGTGGTCATCGGTGCAGTCACCGTACTTTTCTGCGCCCGATATTTCTGGAACAATTTCGGCCCCGGTGCAGGAAGGGTCGTCCTGCCGCGCGGCCAGCGGCCCTTGCTTGCGAGCGCCTGGGGCACGCTTTCCGGCTATGGCAGTTTCGTCGCCCATGCCGGCGGTGCGCCGTTTCAGATCTACGCCCTGCCCTTGAAACTGCCGCCACGCGAATTCATCGGCACCAGCGTGCGTTTCTTTGCCATCTTGAACGCGGTGAAACTCATTCCTTATTTTGCGCTCGGCCAGCTCGATAACAAGAATCTCGTAACATCGGCGACATTGCTGCCTTTCGCCCCGCTTGCGACCATTGCTGGCGCCTGGTGCGTTAAGCGCATGAAGCCGGAGATATTCTATCCGTTCATGTATGCGATGGCACTGATCGCAGCGCTTCTGATCATTCACGAAGGGCTTGGATTCTAGGTCCTCACGCCGGCCAAAGGCCGCTCGGTTGCGGCGCACAATTTCCTTGCCCGGAGGCTGCCTTTGACGTAGCTTTTCGCCATGTCGACCACCGACCCTTTCGCCGCGATATCCGATCCGAACCGGCGGTTCCTGCTGGAGCAGTTGCGGCGCGCGCCGAGAACGGTCAACGAGCTCGCCGAAAGCCTGCCGATCAGCCGGCCGGCGGTCTCGCAGCATCTGAAGGCGCTGCTTGACAGCAACCTCGTGTCGGTAACCTCTGAGGGCACGAGGCGCATCTATGCGGTCAACAACCGCGGCTTCGACAAACTCAATCTGTGGCTTGATCAATTTTGGGCGTGAACGCCTTCGTCCAAAAGAAATGCGCCAGCCCAACTCCGCACTGTTTGGGACTGGCGCATGATTTTCTCAAAAATCGCCGGTTATTAACTAACCCATTTGAAAGATTGGATTTTATCCTCTTTATGCTGCAGGATCAGCGCGCCGGCAATCGGCATTATCGCTTAGTGAACGGATGATTTCAGACGTTGGATTTCGTCTTTGATGCGCAGCTTTCTGCGCTTGCAATCCGCAATGTCGGTGTCTTTTCTGGAGGGAGATGCCATCAGCGAATGTAACTCCTCCTCAAGAGCTACATGCTTTTTTTCGAGTGACTCAAGATGAGCTTGAACAGTCATTTGACCCTTCCTTCCTCTTGCCTTCCCCAGCCATCCATCGCTGGAGTTCTAGGCGTCAACTTTTGGAATGTGACATATTTTTACATCCTTGTCGAAGGCGAAAACGTGCTCAGTCCATGGCAAATTCATGATCAACACCAACTAGCCGCTGCCGCTATTTGGTGATAGGAGCTTGCGGAAATCATCGGCAGGCCGGACAACGTCCGAAGACGATTATGGGGAATACGAATGGCCGATCAGGAACAGGCGGAAATCAGGCTCATGGCAGCGCGCTTGCGTCAGGAGCACGAGGATTACGACGCCGCGATCAACGCCATGATTGCCATGGGATGCGAGGCGCTGCGCATCCAGCGCATGAAAAAGAAGAAGCTCGCCATCAAGGACAAGCTGACCAAGCTGGAAGACCAGATCATTCCGGATATCATCGCCTGAAAGGGTAATGCCGTTGACGCTGACAGACAGACCGCCCGTCGCCATCATCATGGGCAGCCAATCCGACTGGGAGACCATGAAAAACGCCGCCGACACGCTGGAGGCGCTGGAAATTCCTTATGAAGCGCGCATTATTTCGGCGCATCGGACGCCCGAGCGCATGGTGAATTTTGCCAAGACCGCGCGCGAAGAGGGCTTCAAGGTGATCATCGCCGGTGCGGGCGGCGCCGCCCACCTTCCCGGCATGACGGCCGCGCTGACGCCGCTTCCGGTTTTCGGCGTTCCCGTCCAGTCGAAGACGATGTCCGGCCAGGACAGCCTTCTTTCCATCGTCCAGATGCCGGGTGGCATTCCGGTCGGCACTCTTGCGATCGGCAAGGCAGGTGCCATCAACGCAGCACTCTTGGCCGCCGCCGTTCTTGCGCTTTCGGACGAGGATATCGCCGAGCGTCTCGATGAATACCGCGAACGGCAAAGCGCCTCGATTGCGGAATATCCCATGGACAACCTATGACGGCAAAGACGATCGGCATCATCGGCGGCGGCCAGCTCGGCCGCATGCTTGCGATGGCCGCAGCACGGCTGAACTTCCGCACGATCATCCTGGAACCGCAAGCCGATTGTCCCGCCGCACAGGCCGCCAACCGCCAGATCGTTGCAGCCTATGACGATCCCGCCGCGCTGGCCGAACTCGCAAAGGCCTGTGACGTGGTGACCTACGAATTCGAGAATGTGCCGGTTTCCGCAGCCGAGGCCTTGGCAAGGGATGTTCCCGTCTACCCCCCGCCTAAGGCGTTGGAAGTGGCACAAGACCGTCTCGTTGAAAAGCGCTTCATCAATGAATGCAGCATCCCGACCGCGCGCTTTCACGCCGTCGACAGCCAAAGCGAGCTTGACACAGCGCTGAAGGATTTCGGCGGTCAGGGCGTGCTCAAGACGCGCCGCCTCGGCTATGACGGCAAGGGCCAGAAGGTATTCCGTTCCGCCGCCGACAGCGCAGAAGGCGTCTATGCCGGCCTCGGCGGCGTGCCGCTGATTCTGGAGAGCTTCGTCGCCTTCGAGCGCGAGATTTCGGTCATCGCCGCCCGCGCGGCGAACGGCACCGTCGTCGCCTTCGATCCGGCGGAAAACGTGCATCGCAACGGCATTCTGCACACGTCGACGGTGCCCGCGTCGATCTCAGAGGCGACCGCCGCGGCCGCACACCAGGCGGCGGAAGCAATCCTCTCCTCGCTCGGCTATGTCGGCGTCATCGGCATCGAATTCTTCGTGCTCGCAGACGGCAGCCTGATCGCCAACG from Rhizobium sp. 007 encodes:
- a CDS encoding tetratricopeptide repeat protein, with amino-acid sequence MPILSACLRRSLLSAAVFAAVLPYGASAQTVDNVVTRPLGSEAEPFKTNRPAEGAQPSTGLGVLDRMGAKLPDLPPEKDYKGPIDTAYGAYQRGYYLTAMQLALPRAQLGDPAAQTLIAEMQYAGLGVRRDLKSAAFWYGKAAEGGDVAAMFKYSLILMAGELVPRDKAKADDYMRRAADGGNPSAQFNWGQLLTTDHPGPEGLKLALPYYEKSAQQGIADAQYAVAQIYSVLADLPKQKKKLAREWLARAARAGYDTAQLDLGVWLVNGTNGPRDFVKGFQWMKLAANRGNVAAQNKLAHLYIGALGTKPDPVEAAKWYVLSRRAGLPDPELEDFYLGIEHAQQKQAIDRANKFRRLP
- a CDS encoding thiamine phosphate synthase is translated as MTGPENRCRLVLIVPDIADADEQANIVADALKGGDVASVIVPQYGLDAGAFQKHAEKLVPIIQNAGAAALIAGDSRVAGRAKADGLHLTGLAAEIAEAIDKHAGKLIIGGGKATDRHTALEIGEARPDYIFFGKLDGDIKPEAHPKNVALGEWWASMIEIPCIVMGGTDPASALVVAESGAEFVALRLAVFGEPGLAPSVVAQVNALLDEKAPRFGD
- a CDS encoding sulfite exporter TauE/SafE family protein, with amino-acid sequence MLPELSFFYAAVPAVLLVGLAKGGMGDALALIGVPILALVVSPVEAAAILLPILIFMDMISLVVWRKHGDWTTLRIMLPGALFGIAVGWATSALVPGNVLRVVIGAVTVLFCARYFWNNFGPGAGRVVLPRGQRPLLASAWGTLSGYGSFVAHAGGAPFQIYALPLKLPPREFIGTSVRFFAILNAVKLIPYFALGQLDNKNLVTSATLLPFAPLATIAGAWCVKRMKPEIFYPFMYAMALIAALLIIHEGLGF
- a CDS encoding metalloregulator ArsR/SmtB family transcription factor, giving the protein MSTTDPFAAISDPNRRFLLEQLRRAPRTVNELAESLPISRPAVSQHLKALLDSNLVSVTSEGTRRIYAVNNRGFDKLNLWLDQFWA
- a CDS encoding DUF465 domain-containing protein; its protein translation is MTVQAHLESLEKKHVALEEELHSLMASPSRKDTDIADCKRRKLRIKDEIQRLKSSVH
- a CDS encoding DUF465 domain-containing protein; its protein translation is MADQEQAEIRLMAARLRQEHEDYDAAINAMIAMGCEALRIQRMKKKKLAIKDKLTKLEDQIIPDIIA
- the purE gene encoding 5-(carboxyamino)imidazole ribonucleotide mutase; translated protein: MTDRPPVAIIMGSQSDWETMKNAADTLEALEIPYEARIISAHRTPERMVNFAKTAREEGFKVIIAGAGGAAHLPGMTAALTPLPVFGVPVQSKTMSGQDSLLSIVQMPGGIPVGTLAIGKAGAINAALLAAAVLALSDEDIAERLDEYRERQSASIAEYPMDNL
- a CDS encoding 5-(carboxyamino)imidazole ribonucleotide synthase yields the protein MTAKTIGIIGGGQLGRMLAMAAARLNFRTIILEPQADCPAAQAANRQIVAAYDDPAALAELAKACDVVTYEFENVPVSAAEALARDVPVYPPPKALEVAQDRLVEKRFINECSIPTARFHAVDSQSELDTALKDFGGQGVLKTRRLGYDGKGQKVFRSAADSAEGVYAGLGGVPLILESFVAFEREISVIAARAANGTVVAFDPAENVHRNGILHTSTVPASISEATAAAAHQAAEAILSSLGYVGVIGIEFFVLADGSLIANEMAPRVHNSGHWTEAACVVSQFEQHIRAVGGLPLGNADRHSECVMQNLIGDDILSLPEWLKRRDTFVHLYGKTESRPGRKMGHVTVLTGKA